In Corvus cornix cornix isolate S_Up_H32 chromosome 4A, ASM73873v5, whole genome shotgun sequence, one genomic interval encodes:
- the LOC120412040 gene encoding syntaxin-1B-like, with amino-acid sequence MRDRLAELQQRVAAEGDPHDDSGRFENPAFVGDDASPVGRALREAAELWRALERLEQLSESIDRTQQSVLCCTSEESIAREKSGLGMARAAFARQAAALQPQLGALPAAPAGGSGRAGPRVRQTQLWLLLRRYGAVLARHYARESRYRHRLKEQIQRQAELAGINLGAQDVDLLAESPQGPRIVGRDLEELKAKHHLGLAQARQRQLLELEAQMLELRGLFLQLEGLLAQQHGAADSVEQHVLRTLDYAAQTGGEVKRAGKYQRPSRLSALLTAALGLCSCCPCLPCPGRGLR; translated from the coding sequence ATGAGGGACCGGCTGGCGGAGCTGCAGCAGCGAGTGGCGGCCGAGGGGGACCCGCACGACGACTCCGGGCGCTTCGAGAACCCCGCGTTCGTCGGGGACGACGCCAGCCCCGTGGGCCGGGCGCTGCGGGAGGCGGCCGAGCTGTGGCGGGCGCTGGAGCGGCTGGAGCAGCTCTCGGAGAGCATCGACAGGACGCAGCAGTCGGTGCTGTGCTGCACCTCGGAGGAGAGCATCGCCCGCGAGAAGAGCGGCCTCGGCATGGCCCGGGCCGCCTTCGCCCGCCAGGccgcagccctgcagccccagctcggAGCGCTgccggcggccccggccgggGGCTCGGGCCGAGCGGGGCCCCGCGTCCGCCAgacccagctgtggctgctgctgcgCCGCTACGGTGCCGTCCTCGCCCGCCACTACGCCCGGGAGAGCCGCTATCGACACCGGCTGAAGGAGCAGATCCAGAGGCAGGCGGAGCTGGCAGGCATCAACCTGGGCGCCCAGGACGTGGATCTGCTGGCCGAGAGCCCCCAGGGGCCTCGCATCGTCGGCCGCGACCTGGAGGAGCTCAAGGCCAAGCATCACCTCGGCCTGGCCCAGGCGCGCCAGcggcagctgctggagctggaggcgCAGATGCTGGAGCTGCGcgggctgttcctgcagctggaggggcTGCTGGCCCAGCAGCACGGCGCTGCCGACAGCGTGGAGCAGCACGTCCTGCGCACCCTCGACTACGCGGCCCAGACGGGCGGCGAGGTGAAGAGAGCCGGCAAATACCAGCGGCCGTCGCGGCTCTCGGCCCTGCTGACTGCGGCTCTCggcctctgctcctgctgcccctgcctgccGTGCCCCGGCCGGGGTCTGCGCTGA